A DNA window from Vicinamibacterales bacterium contains the following coding sequences:
- a CDS encoding FAD-binding oxidoreductase gives MSRTRYGVSPWALVTPARPRSFPTTLGAEHADVVVVGGGLTGMLTATALKIAGHDVVLLDAGRVGAGDSSAACGLTSLLLAHDYRSLEATHGRRMARALMTAVGEAGRALDAGLKKARIPGRDSRTLLSLADAGTKGWDRDVTAREAAGLSAAALTGARLSKATSADATAAIQIAGAGIVNPARVVAGAAARMSAARVKVFERCAVSRITFTRTEATVHVGSRSVVTPRVVVSTDAPGVLAPTLDRHVRGFARYHVLTAPMPAAMRRAVGLASVVLYDAQAQVAVSATNDGRLLLTGGDGPILDEKRRAAAVVQRTGQLMYECLKRFPVIVGLKPEFGWSTPVVAAPDRFPLVGPHRQYPHQLFSFGTDGDPVLAWMASRMLARAIERTSESADDAFGFGRVQEDRS, from the coding sequence ATGAGCCGCACGCGATACGGTGTCTCGCCGTGGGCGCTCGTGACGCCCGCCAGGCCCAGATCGTTTCCGACCACCCTCGGCGCCGAGCACGCCGACGTCGTCGTGGTCGGCGGCGGGCTGACGGGCATGCTGACGGCCACGGCCCTCAAGATCGCGGGCCACGACGTGGTCCTGCTCGACGCCGGGCGCGTGGGCGCCGGAGACAGCTCGGCGGCCTGCGGCCTCACGAGCCTCCTGCTGGCTCATGACTACCGGAGCCTCGAGGCCACTCACGGCCGCCGGATGGCGCGGGCGCTCATGACCGCCGTCGGCGAGGCGGGCCGTGCGCTCGACGCCGGGCTGAAGAAGGCCCGGATCCCGGGCCGCGATTCGCGGACGCTGCTCTCGCTGGCCGACGCCGGCACGAAGGGTTGGGACCGGGACGTGACGGCCCGCGAGGCGGCGGGTCTCTCCGCCGCCGCCCTGACCGGGGCGCGACTCTCGAAGGCCACGTCGGCCGACGCCACGGCCGCGATCCAGATCGCGGGCGCCGGGATCGTGAATCCCGCGCGCGTGGTGGCTGGCGCCGCCGCCAGGATGTCCGCCGCCCGCGTGAAGGTGTTCGAGCGCTGCGCCGTGTCGCGGATCACGTTCACCCGCACCGAGGCCACCGTGCACGTCGGCTCGCGCAGCGTCGTCACGCCGCGCGTCGTGGTGAGCACCGACGCGCCGGGCGTCCTCGCGCCGACGCTCGACCGCCACGTCCGCGGGTTCGCGCGCTACCACGTGCTGACCGCGCCCATGCCGGCGGCGATGCGGCGCGCCGTCGGCCTCGCATCGGTCGTCCTGTACGACGCGCAGGCGCAGGTGGCGGTGTCGGCCACGAACGACGGGCGCCTGCTGCTCACGGGCGGCGACGGGCCGATCCTCGACGAGAAGCGCCGGGCGGCCGCCGTCGTGCAGCGCACGGGCCAGCTCATGTACGAGTGCCTCAAGCGCTTTCCCGTCATCGTCGGACTCAAGCCGGAGTTCGGCTGGTCCACGCCCGTCGTGGCCGCGCCGGATCGGTTTCCGCTCGTGGGGCCGCACCGGCAATACCCGCATCAACTCTTCTCGTTCGGCACCGACGGCGATCCCGTGCTGGCCTGGATGGCCAGCCGCATGCTCGCGCGTGCCATCGAGCGCACGTCCGAGTCTGCCGACGACGCCTTCGGCTTCGGACGGGTGCAGGAAGACCGATCCTGA
- a CDS encoding BlaI/MecI/CopY family transcriptional regulator, producing the protein MPPLSPSDPLERVFGTLELRVLDNLWSRGAAATVRDLAPDFAGVAYTTLMTTLDRLHRKGVLARVKSGRRFVYEPRLTREHLLSSVAGDALAAILGPRATNLRPVVSFFVDAVRREDKDVLDALDALIREHGRPEEQS; encoded by the coding sequence ATGCCTCCGCTCTCACCCTCGGATCCCCTCGAGCGCGTCTTCGGCACGCTCGAGCTCAGGGTGCTCGACAACCTGTGGTCGCGCGGCGCCGCCGCGACGGTGCGCGACCTGGCGCCGGACTTCGCCGGCGTCGCGTACACGACGCTCATGACCACGCTGGATCGCCTGCACCGGAAGGGCGTGCTGGCGCGCGTGAAGTCGGGGCGGCGCTTCGTCTACGAGCCGCGGCTCACCCGCGAGCACCTGCTGTCGAGCGTCGCCGGCGACGCCCTGGCCGCGATTCTCGGGCCCCGTGCCACGAACCTGCGGCCCGTCGTCTCGTTCTTCGTGGACGCCGTGCGCCGCGAGGACAAGGACGTCCTCGACGCGCTCGACGCGCTCATCCGGGAGCACGGCCGTCCGGAGGAACAGTCGTGA
- a CDS encoding ATP-binding protein, translated as MYFDRQAESSAVLTPPPHALTTETRGGRTPLSDAVAAGLVVLAVSAAGVAVTYDAARRWQFEATQNELVQTARIAATRIDADLHASLDSREQELGPEYRRAVAPLVRVQQASDDVIYVYTAVLRDGRIRYVLDSAAVYRIPGDTEEHSHLMEEYRGTDVEFRRALETRSVTVNARPQREEVRTYLSAYAPFWDSRGQFAGVVGVDMWIRALDARMSRLRRIALAASASIVVVAFLVGLAVFRLRSHAVAAEVRDRAAIAALAEARAAAEQASRAKSAFLEIMSHELRTPLSTVVGYSELMHEELGGRDEPSLSADVSRVREAGHHLAAVISDILDFSTMESGHVEFAPVPVDFATLLDELVTLFHRPAAAKGLTLRLDLSRAGTTTGVADPVRFRQILFNLIGNAVKFTDRGGVTVRLRSAPLDGARLVCTVHDTGMGIPADKRALLFQPFSQVDASLTRSAGGTGLGLVISRRLVEAMGGTLEVRSREGRGSTFRLSVPGILGCPGAGEAAA; from the coding sequence GTGTACTTCGACCGCCAGGCCGAATCCTCGGCCGTCCTGACTCCGCCGCCCCACGCCCTCACCACCGAGACGCGCGGCGGACGGACACCGCTCAGCGATGCGGTAGCCGCCGGCCTCGTCGTCCTGGCCGTGTCGGCGGCCGGCGTGGCCGTGACCTACGATGCCGCGCGCCGCTGGCAGTTCGAGGCCACGCAGAACGAACTCGTCCAGACCGCGCGCATCGCGGCCACCCGCATCGACGCCGACCTGCACGCCTCCTTGGACTCCCGGGAGCAGGAGCTCGGGCCGGAGTACCGGCGCGCGGTGGCGCCGCTCGTCCGCGTCCAGCAGGCGTCGGATGACGTCATCTACGTCTACACCGCCGTCCTGCGCGACGGACGCATCCGCTACGTGCTCGACAGCGCCGCGGTCTACCGCATTCCCGGCGACACCGAGGAGCACTCCCACCTGATGGAGGAGTACCGCGGCACGGACGTCGAGTTCCGGCGGGCGCTCGAGACGCGGTCGGTGACCGTGAACGCGAGGCCGCAGCGGGAGGAGGTGCGGACCTACCTGAGCGCGTACGCGCCCTTCTGGGACTCGCGCGGCCAATTCGCCGGCGTCGTCGGCGTGGACATGTGGATCCGGGCCCTCGACGCGCGCATGTCGCGGTTGCGCCGGATCGCGCTGGCCGCGTCGGCCAGCATTGTCGTGGTGGCGTTCCTCGTCGGCCTCGCGGTGTTCCGCCTGCGGTCGCACGCGGTCGCCGCCGAGGTGCGCGACCGGGCGGCCATCGCCGCGCTCGCCGAGGCCCGCGCCGCCGCCGAGCAGGCGAGCCGGGCGAAGTCGGCGTTCCTCGAGATCATGAGCCACGAGCTCAGGACGCCGCTCAGCACGGTCGTCGGCTACAGCGAGCTGATGCACGAGGAGCTGGGCGGGCGCGACGAACCCTCGCTGTCGGCCGACGTCAGCCGCGTGCGCGAGGCCGGACACCACCTGGCGGCCGTCATCTCGGACATCCTCGATTTCTCGACGATGGAATCGGGGCACGTGGAGTTCGCGCCCGTGCCGGTGGACTTCGCCACGCTCCTCGACGAGCTCGTCACGCTGTTCCACCGGCCCGCGGCCGCCAAAGGCCTCACGCTGAGGCTCGATCTCTCGCGGGCCGGGACGACGACGGGTGTCGCCGACCCGGTGCGATTCCGCCAGATCCTGTTCAATCTCATCGGCAACGCGGTGAAGTTCACCGACCGCGGCGGGGTCACCGTCCGCCTGCGATCCGCGCCGCTCGACGGCGCGCGGCTCGTCTGCACCGTCCACGACACCGGCATGGGGATCCCCGCCGACAAGCGTGCCCTTCTGTTCCAGCCGTTCTCGCAGGTGGACGCGTCGCTGACCCGCTCGGCCGGCGGCACCGGGCTCGGGCTCGTCATCAGCCGACGGCTGGTGGAGGCCATGGGCGGCACGCTCGAGGTCCGCAGCCGCGAAGGCCGCGGCTCGACGTTCCGCCTGTCGGTGCCCGGAATCCTCGGGTGCCCGGGCGCAGGGGAGGCTGCCGCGTGA
- a CDS encoding ATP-binding protein has translation MTTPSPSTLTSVITLRQVHPVRASLLGAAVVFTISSLAMGATYYFSRAALIEGVQRELLQVAKVAAAGVDGDVHRGLTSASQDGSADYLRIAGPLAALQRVTDDVFYLYTLVPTRHGVVHGVDAATLYRKPGDTSERLALAERYEADDPDLMHALTTRAPFVSSETWTEPGRHFMSAYAPFFDSSGALVGAVEADMWIRALDDRLSGLFGIIRVAIAGIFVMSVSAGLVLYRLNATAAEIAERDGRTARDLAAARDAADDSSRGKSAFLAMMSHELRTPLNAIIGYGEMLQQEFADRDDATMSADAGRIVQAGRSLTAMIGDILDYSKLEAGRLVITHVPIDIAALCEELQATLGPEAAAKDVDFRVVVDRRAATVLADPVRLRQVLLTLAGNAIRYTARGRVTLRLRPAPGRPGRLVCTVHDTGPGLPALVRARLFQPFAEIGGPEERSRGVGLGLVIARRLTEAMSGTLRVRSREGRGSTFRVALDGLAPPVAKAA, from the coding sequence GTGACGACGCCGTCGCCGTCGACGCTCACCTCGGTGATCACGCTCCGGCAGGTGCACCCGGTACGGGCGTCGCTGCTCGGCGCGGCCGTCGTCTTCACGATCTCGTCGCTGGCCATGGGCGCGACGTACTACTTCTCGCGGGCCGCCCTCATCGAGGGCGTACAGCGCGAACTGCTCCAGGTGGCGAAGGTCGCGGCGGCCGGCGTCGACGGAGACGTGCACCGGGGACTCACCAGCGCGAGCCAGGACGGCAGCGCGGACTACCTCCGCATCGCCGGGCCACTGGCCGCGCTCCAGCGGGTCACCGACGACGTGTTCTACCTGTACACGCTCGTCCCGACCCGCCACGGCGTCGTGCACGGCGTGGACGCCGCCACGCTCTACCGGAAACCGGGGGACACGAGCGAGCGGCTGGCGCTGGCCGAGCGGTACGAGGCCGACGATCCCGACCTGATGCACGCGCTGACGACACGTGCGCCCTTCGTCTCCTCCGAGACCTGGACGGAGCCCGGGCGCCACTTCATGTCGGCGTACGCGCCGTTCTTCGACTCGTCGGGCGCGCTCGTGGGCGCGGTGGAGGCGGACATGTGGATCCGCGCCCTCGACGACCGCCTCTCCGGTCTCTTCGGGATCATCCGCGTCGCGATAGCCGGGATCTTCGTGATGTCGGTCTCCGCCGGCCTGGTCCTGTATCGCCTGAATGCCACGGCCGCCGAGATCGCCGAACGCGACGGGCGGACTGCCCGGGATCTGGCCGCCGCGCGCGACGCGGCCGACGACTCGAGCCGCGGCAAGTCCGCGTTCCTCGCGATGATGAGCCACGAGCTCAGGACGCCGCTCAACGCCATCATCGGCTACGGCGAGATGCTGCAGCAGGAGTTCGCCGATCGCGACGACGCCACGATGAGCGCCGACGCCGGCCGCATCGTGCAGGCGGGCCGCAGCCTGACGGCCATGATCGGCGACATCCTGGATTACTCGAAGCTCGAGGCGGGCCGCCTCGTGATCACGCACGTCCCGATCGACATCGCCGCCCTGTGCGAGGAGCTCCAGGCCACGCTGGGGCCCGAGGCGGCGGCGAAGGACGTGGATTTCCGCGTGGTCGTCGACCGGCGGGCCGCGACCGTGCTGGCCGATCCCGTCCGCCTCAGGCAGGTGCTGCTGACGCTGGCCGGCAACGCGATCCGCTACACCGCGCGGGGGCGTGTGACGCTGCGCCTGCGGCCCGCTCCGGGCCGGCCTGGGCGCCTCGTCTGCACCGTGCACGACACCGGCCCGGGGCTGCCAGCGCTCGTGCGTGCGCGGCTGTTCCAGCCGTTCGCCGAGATTGGCGGCCCGGAAGAACGGTCGCGAGGGGTCGGCCTCGGCCTCGTCATCGCCCGGCGGCTGACCGAGGCGATGTCCGGAACACTGCGCGTCAGGAGCCGAGAGGGCCGCGGATCGACCTTCCGGGTCGCCCTGGACGGCCTGGCGCCGCCCGTGGCGAAGGCCGCGTGA
- a CDS encoding TonB-dependent receptor, translating to MRRLLFAFILTALAALPAAAQSTAINGSIEGVITDESGAVLPGVTVTITNLDTGDTRVVVTNESGLYRAPLLPLGTYRVDAELQGFKKLEQSGIAISAGQTAVISLKLGVGAVTETISVTAAAPLVDLGKIEGGRTLTEAEIKTLPLTSRNPYNFALLQPGVVGFENQEFGVPRITSNGALMRINYQIDGSNNTQKDRAGLRQMPMSEVMIREVKVVTTGYAPEFGQTMGLIYNAITPSGTNTFKGQGSYRFQRKAFAAYPFFTSDKSRGKPPTDVNVYTVDIGGPIVRDRTHFFAGYEHTERDLSGGRVITITAANQAALGLNEPAYMPAALNTEFAIGKLDHQLNGSNRLSFRYIFFDNFITNNVGGGIGSVQRATDFTDRQHSTALQLVSTLRPTLLNELRLQYATRAQSRAPGSQAGTGPAINIANVANFGGPIASLTDAGFGFTQDVAQLNNSLTWLRGDHSYKAGFDIQHVADTRTSVAFQLYTFPSVAAYQAAANGTNRFGYNTFTQYFGEPNLDFSSNLYGFFLQDDWRLSDSFKVLYGVRYDLYDVPAADPNSPFETSRDFVIDKNNFAPRLGVVWTLGDDRRTVLRANTGLMYDQALLASYEQTLINDGTNRRASASFQPATPGAPAFPGVLSSGAGATPNALTTVSRDFQVASNWQNNLQLERQLDEHFAASVGVSYSKGYNLPVISNINLLNPTGRLADGRPVYSTAVNASTRVDPRYNVISEVESLGNSTYKNLTAQITGRNLRGVQFDFSYTLGKAVDNAPITGVLSVTGDAGRTNPESLDFDKGPTLLDQRHTFVGSIVARPSIDGGGAIARGLVNGTIVGVAMQFASGVPVGLRANPGEINNDGINSDRPAGVGRNSLNLPARYNVDLRLSRQVSVGGSRKAEVIAEVKNLFNTVQWSSVTGTAIAVDRATGLPTGTVPSSGDQLTPTGGYEQRQLQIGFRFVF from the coding sequence ATGCGTCGGCTCCTGTTCGCGTTCATCCTGACTGCCCTGGCCGCCCTGCCGGCCGCGGCGCAGTCCACCGCCATCAACGGCTCGATCGAAGGCGTGATCACCGACGAGTCCGGCGCGGTCCTGCCGGGCGTCACCGTCACGATCACCAACCTCGACACGGGCGACACCCGCGTCGTCGTGACCAACGAGAGCGGCCTCTACCGCGCGCCCCTGCTGCCGTTGGGCACCTACCGCGTGGACGCGGAGCTCCAGGGGTTCAAGAAGCTCGAACAAAGCGGCATCGCCATCTCCGCCGGCCAGACGGCCGTCATCAGCCTGAAGCTCGGCGTCGGCGCCGTCACCGAGACCATCTCGGTCACCGCCGCCGCGCCGCTCGTGGATCTCGGCAAGATCGAGGGCGGCAGGACGCTGACCGAGGCCGAGATCAAGACCCTTCCGCTGACCTCTCGCAACCCGTACAACTTCGCCCTGCTGCAGCCCGGCGTCGTGGGCTTCGAGAACCAGGAGTTCGGCGTGCCGCGCATCACGTCGAACGGCGCGCTCATGCGCATCAACTACCAGATCGACGGCAGCAACAACACCCAGAAGGACCGCGCCGGCCTCCGTCAGATGCCGATGTCCGAGGTGATGATTCGCGAGGTCAAGGTCGTCACGACGGGCTACGCCCCCGAGTTCGGCCAGACGATGGGCCTCATCTACAACGCGATCACGCCGTCGGGCACCAACACCTTCAAGGGGCAGGGCAGCTACCGCTTCCAGCGCAAGGCGTTCGCGGCGTATCCGTTCTTCACCAGTGACAAGTCGCGCGGCAAGCCGCCGACGGACGTCAACGTCTACACCGTGGACATCGGCGGGCCCATCGTGCGCGATCGCACCCACTTCTTCGCCGGATACGAGCACACCGAGCGCGACCTGTCGGGGGGCCGCGTCATCACGATCACGGCGGCGAACCAGGCCGCCCTCGGCCTGAACGAGCCCGCCTACATGCCGGCGGCCCTGAACACCGAGTTCGCCATCGGCAAGCTCGACCACCAGCTGAACGGGTCCAACCGGCTGTCGTTCCGCTACATCTTCTTCGACAACTTCATCACCAACAACGTGGGCGGCGGGATTGGGTCCGTGCAGCGCGCGACGGACTTCACCGACCGTCAGCACTCCACCGCGCTGCAGCTGGTGTCCACGCTCAGGCCCACGCTCCTCAACGAGCTGCGCCTGCAGTACGCGACGCGCGCGCAGAGCCGCGCTCCGGGGTCGCAGGCCGGCACCGGCCCGGCGATCAACATCGCCAACGTCGCGAACTTCGGCGGGCCGATCGCGAGCCTCACCGATGCCGGCTTCGGGTTCACGCAGGACGTCGCCCAGCTGAACAACAGCCTGACATGGCTGCGCGGCGACCATTCCTACAAGGCCGGGTTCGACATCCAGCACGTGGCGGACACCCGCACGAGCGTCGCGTTCCAGCTCTACACCTTCCCCAGCGTCGCGGCGTACCAGGCCGCGGCCAACGGCACGAACCGCTTCGGCTACAACACCTTCACGCAGTACTTCGGCGAGCCGAACCTGGATTTCTCGTCGAACCTCTACGGGTTCTTCCTGCAGGACGACTGGCGCCTGTCGGACTCCTTCAAGGTCCTGTACGGCGTCCGCTACGACCTGTACGACGTGCCGGCGGCCGACCCGAACTCGCCGTTCGAGACGTCGCGCGACTTCGTGATCGACAAGAACAACTTCGCGCCGCGGCTCGGCGTCGTCTGGACGCTCGGCGACGATCGGCGCACCGTGCTCCGGGCCAACACCGGCCTGATGTACGACCAGGCGCTCCTCGCCAGCTACGAGCAGACGCTCATCAACGACGGCACGAACCGGCGGGCGTCCGCCTCGTTCCAGCCGGCCACGCCCGGCGCGCCCGCCTTCCCCGGCGTGCTGTCCAGCGGCGCCGGCGCCACGCCGAACGCGCTCACCACCGTCTCGCGTGACTTCCAGGTCGCCTCGAACTGGCAGAACAACCTCCAGCTCGAGCGCCAGCTCGACGAGCACTTCGCCGCGTCCGTCGGCGTGTCCTACTCGAAGGGCTACAACCTGCCCGTGATCAGCAACATCAACCTGCTGAACCCGACGGGTCGTCTGGCCGACGGCCGGCCGGTGTACAGCACGGCGGTCAATGCGAGCACCCGCGTGGATCCCCGCTACAACGTGATCAGCGAGGTGGAGTCGCTCGGGAACTCGACCTACAAGAACCTCACCGCGCAGATCACGGGACGCAACCTGCGCGGCGTGCAGTTCGACTTCTCGTACACGCTGGGCAAGGCCGTGGACAACGCCCCCATCACGGGCGTGCTCTCGGTGACCGGCGACGCGGGCCGCACGAACCCGGAGAGCCTCGACTTCGACAAGGGCCCGACGCTGCTCGACCAGCGGCACACCTTCGTCGGCAGCATCGTGGCACGGCCTTCGATCGACGGCGGCGGCGCGATCGCCCGCGGCCTGGTCAACGGCACGATCGTCGGTGTCGCAATGCAGTTCGCCAGCGGCGTGCCGGTCGGCCTGCGTGCGAATCCCGGCGAGATCAACAACGACGGCATCAACAGCGACCGGCCCGCCGGCGTCGGCCGCAACTCGCTGAACCTCCCCGCGCGCTACAACGTGGATCTGCGCCTGTCGCGCCAGGTGTCGGTCGGCGGGTCGCGCAAGGCCGAGGTCATCGCCGAGGTGAAGAACCTGTTCAACACGGTGCAGTGGTCGAGCGTGACCGGCACCGCCATCGCGGTGGACCGCGCCACCGGGCTCCCCACCGGCACGGTGCCATCGAGCGGCGACCAGTTGACGCCGACCGGCGGCTACGAGCAGCGGCAGCTCCAGATCGGATTCCGATTCGTGTTCTGA
- a CDS encoding matrixin family metalloprotease, translated as MRHLLNRVFAVAVAGLALSWPAHAFASVQSVSDDVLARTSAAAVEGQVVAATSSWDDEAGAIYTYVTIAVSRSWGLDGVPVQVVVKQLGGVVGDTAFVVGGQAQFEVGEEVLVFLDVRPRDRTLSVSGLERGKWTLSGGADPAVAANRQLHGNDPTVVVGREYRTRAALDALVALVGSQATAAGAVVAPPVPAPPAGRPGPSFTLLSSTPARWHEADTNTPVNVDTEAGGFSMMPGGGLQQLSNALAAWSAAGSLRLQTGVVRGPRCFSNTEYDGRISVTYDDPCGEISDASSVLAIGGVYYSATDVRTVNGTAYWKILKGMVVVDNATSKFSSFTTGCYEDMLTHELGHAVGFGHTSARPALMAPSISSSCFSRTTGLPLQSDDLAAVAAVYPGAGQPPPPPVTPPGTPGGLHATVTGATVTIAWNAPTTGGAATGYRLYAGTAPGASNVGMYPFSATAVTAASVPMGVYYVRVVATNASGSSTPSADVAIVVDGSSPPPAAPMNLTGSAGAGGMVSLAWQPPATGPTPTGYLLLAGHAPGASTYQVPVSGTALGGSGVPSGTYYVRVVAMNGATMGPACAEVTVVVP; from the coding sequence GTGCGACACCTGCTGAATCGCGTCTTCGCCGTAGCGGTCGCCGGCCTCGCGCTGTCGTGGCCGGCGCACGCCTTCGCGTCCGTCCAATCCGTGTCCGATGACGTGCTCGCGCGCACGAGCGCCGCGGCCGTCGAGGGCCAGGTCGTCGCCGCGACGTCCAGCTGGGACGACGAGGCCGGCGCCATCTACACCTACGTCACCATCGCGGTCTCGCGATCGTGGGGACTCGACGGCGTGCCGGTGCAGGTCGTCGTGAAGCAGCTCGGCGGCGTCGTGGGCGACACGGCGTTCGTCGTCGGCGGCCAGGCGCAGTTCGAGGTCGGCGAAGAGGTGCTCGTGTTCCTCGACGTGCGCCCGCGCGATCGCACGCTGTCGGTCTCCGGTCTCGAACGCGGCAAGTGGACGCTGTCCGGCGGCGCCGATCCCGCCGTCGCGGCGAACCGCCAGCTGCACGGCAACGATCCCACCGTGGTCGTCGGGCGCGAGTACCGCACGCGTGCGGCGCTCGACGCGCTGGTCGCGCTCGTGGGCTCGCAGGCCACGGCCGCCGGTGCCGTCGTGGCGCCGCCGGTGCCGGCGCCGCCGGCCGGCCGGCCGGGGCCGTCCTTCACGCTCCTCTCGTCCACGCCCGCACGCTGGCACGAGGCCGACACGAACACGCCCGTCAACGTGGACACCGAGGCCGGCGGCTTCTCGATGATGCCCGGCGGCGGGCTGCAGCAGTTGTCCAACGCCCTCGCCGCCTGGAGCGCCGCCGGATCGCTGCGCCTGCAGACCGGCGTGGTCCGCGGCCCGCGCTGCTTCTCGAACACCGAGTACGACGGCCGGATCTCGGTGACCTACGACGATCCCTGCGGCGAGATCTCGGATGCCAGCTCCGTGCTCGCCATCGGCGGCGTGTACTACTCGGCCACCGACGTGCGCACCGTGAACGGCACCGCCTACTGGAAGATCCTCAAGGGCATGGTCGTGGTGGACAACGCGACGTCGAAGTTCTCGAGCTTCACGACCGGCTGCTACGAGGACATGCTGACGCACGAGCTCGGCCACGCCGTGGGCTTCGGCCACACGTCGGCGCGTCCCGCGCTCATGGCGCCGTCGATCTCGTCGTCGTGCTTCAGCCGCACGACGGGCCTGCCGCTGCAGTCCGACGATCTCGCCGCCGTGGCGGCCGTGTATCCCGGAGCCGGCCAGCCGCCTCCGCCGCCCGTCACGCCGCCCGGCACGCCTGGCGGTCTGCACGCGACGGTGACCGGCGCCACGGTGACGATCGCGTGGAACGCCCCGACGACCGGCGGCGCCGCCACAGGCTACCGCCTGTATGCGGGCACCGCGCCGGGCGCGTCCAACGTCGGCATGTATCCGTTCTCGGCCACCGCGGTGACGGCGGCGAGCGTCCCGATGGGCGTCTACTACGTGCGCGTCGTCGCGACCAACGCCTCGGGCAGCAGCACGCCGTCGGCGGACGTGGCGATCGTCGTGGACGGCAGCTCGCCGCCTCCGGCCGCGCCCATGAACCTCACCGGCTCGGCCGGCGCGGGCGGCATGGTGAGCCTGGCGTGGCAGCCTCCGGCGACGGGGCCCACGCCCACGGGCTACCTCCTCCTCGCGGGGCATGCGCCCGGCGCCAGCACCTACCAGGTCCCGGTGTCCGGGACGGCGCTGGGGGGCAGCGGCGTTCCGAGCGGCACCTACTACGTGCGCGTCGTGGCCATGAACGGCGCGACGATGGGACCAGCGTGTGCAGAAGTGACGGTGGTCGTGCCGTAG
- a CDS encoding M48 family metalloprotease encodes MTPAAIAFCLGFASLALAAAAGSVVIAAVEHLTRLGWWARLGVRTRAGLLAQARLAPLSVTVVFTPLVQLAFWSFEPRSGSESIGIALPALAAVGVALTTLVAVRGWRTARATTEVARTWRNAAAPAAVRGWDGPAWVVQTPFPVVAVVGVRRAELFVSADVLSTCSEPEMEAVAAHERAHVAEHDNLLRMLVALTPAFGPAVGRLERVWDATMEEAADLQARAGGKGAILARALTKVARLAVASAEASPLAMSAFLGRGSLEARVLRLLEPPGRPGRPLRGLTMAALPLTVAAAVSGLPAIYEAAEFLVRLGR; translated from the coding sequence GTGACGCCGGCGGCGATCGCCTTCTGCCTGGGCTTCGCCTCGCTCGCGCTCGCGGCCGCGGCGGGCAGCGTCGTCATCGCGGCGGTGGAGCACCTGACCCGCCTGGGCTGGTGGGCGAGGCTCGGCGTGCGCACGCGGGCGGGCTTGCTCGCGCAGGCGCGCCTGGCCCCGCTCAGCGTCACCGTCGTCTTCACCCCGCTGGTCCAGCTCGCCTTCTGGAGCTTCGAGCCCCGCTCCGGCTCCGAGTCGATCGGCATCGCGCTCCCGGCGCTGGCCGCCGTCGGCGTGGCCCTGACGACGCTCGTCGCCGTCCGTGGCTGGCGGACGGCGCGTGCCACGACCGAGGTTGCCCGGACATGGCGGAACGCCGCCGCGCCCGCCGCGGTGCGTGGGTGGGACGGGCCCGCCTGGGTGGTGCAGACGCCGTTCCCGGTCGTTGCCGTCGTGGGGGTCCGCCGCGCCGAGCTCTTCGTGTCGGCCGACGTGCTCAGTACCTGCAGCGAGCCGGAGATGGAGGCCGTCGCGGCCCACGAGCGCGCGCACGTCGCCGAGCACGACAACCTCCTGCGGATGCTCGTCGCCCTGACCCCGGCGTTCGGCCCGGCCGTCGGCCGGCTGGAACGCGTGTGGGACGCCACGATGGAAGAAGCGGCGGACCTGCAGGCCCGGGCGGGCGGGAAGGGCGCCATCCTGGCGCGGGCCCTCACCAAGGTCGCGCGGCTCGCGGTCGCCTCGGCCGAAGCGTCGCCGCTGGCGATGAGCGCGTTCCTCGGGCGCGGGAGCCTCGAAGCCCGGGTGCTCCGCCTGCTCGAGCCGCCCGGCCGGCCCGGCCGGCCGCTCCGGGGGCTCACGATGGCCGCCCTGCCGCTGACCGTGGCGGCGGCCGTTTCCGGACTGCCCGCCATCTACGAAGCGGCCGAGTTCCTCGTGCGCCTCGGCCGCTGA